In one Zymobacter palmae genomic region, the following are encoded:
- a CDS encoding SPOR domain-containing protein — protein MKYGMRERISGGIILVAIAVILVLIFFGRPGHHKEDAAAPDVSFNQQPINGSPANDQPLTLPADASAAPNAVDQAPTDGAVPALDQQNGSAVVNPITPAPAAPQPIQTNLQPAPVVPAAPAQPAVQRPAAPVPAQARPAAPAPSKPAPQPVHKADKPAAAPVAPKAESKPAKLASSDPIMNAAQRPEARPAPAAAPAKPAAPAPSAAVPTDGWSVQAGSFGNNDNAQRLIQRLAQSGFKAYTLKRDPNTVVLVGPFSTSQAAEEARTQMQQRAGTNGLVVRNGKH, from the coding sequence ATGAAGTACGGGATGCGTGAACGAATCAGTGGCGGCATCATCCTGGTCGCCATAGCGGTTATTCTGGTGCTGATCTTCTTTGGAAGACCCGGACACCACAAGGAAGATGCGGCGGCACCGGACGTCTCCTTCAATCAGCAGCCGATCAATGGTTCACCGGCCAATGATCAGCCGCTGACGCTGCCTGCGGATGCGTCCGCTGCACCTAATGCGGTGGATCAAGCGCCGACCGATGGTGCGGTACCTGCTCTGGATCAGCAGAATGGTTCGGCTGTCGTCAATCCGATCACGCCGGCACCAGCTGCGCCGCAGCCTATCCAGACCAATCTGCAGCCTGCTCCTGTCGTGCCTGCTGCCCCTGCTCAGCCCGCTGTGCAGCGCCCGGCCGCTCCGGTACCTGCACAGGCGCGTCCAGCCGCGCCTGCTCCCAGCAAACCTGCGCCTCAGCCTGTACATAAAGCAGACAAGCCTGCTGCAGCACCTGTTGCGCCTAAAGCAGAAAGCAAGCCCGCTAAGTTGGCGTCCAGTGACCCGATCATGAATGCGGCTCAACGCCCCGAAGCACGCCCTGCTCCAGCGGCTGCGCCTGCCAAACCGGCGGCTCCGGCTCCCAGCGCTGCCGTGCCGACCGATGGTTGGTCCGTTCAGGCGGGCAGTTTCGGTAACAACGACAACGCTCAGCGTTTGATCCAGCGTCTGGCGCAGAGCGGCTTCAAGGCCTACACGCTCAAGCGTGATCCGAACACGGTCGTACTGGTCGGCCCGTTCTCTACTTCGCAGGCCGCCGAAGAAGCGCGTACGCAGATGCAGCAGCGTGCGGGTACCAATGGTCTTGTTGTACGTAACGGCAAGCACTGA
- a CDS encoding CvpA family protein, whose product MALTGFDWCFIAIAGFCTVMGLRRGLIHEGLGLLVWAVAFLAANHYCGVLAPHLPAMFASEELRLIVAFAALIIGCVLVGGFIVRTLKSMIDWAGMGGFNHVLGAVFGALKATAILVLLNVVIPMTPFGQMSGWQHSILRPTIAQAQGVLTGRLGTLLRQAFDEHVLPAARKAEEAGTQAASEIIKPRLQH is encoded by the coding sequence ATGGCGTTGACGGGTTTTGATTGGTGTTTCATTGCCATTGCCGGTTTTTGTACGGTAATGGGATTGCGTCGCGGTCTGATTCATGAAGGGCTGGGGCTGCTGGTATGGGCGGTTGCCTTTCTGGCCGCCAACCACTATTGCGGTGTTCTGGCCCCTCATCTGCCCGCGATGTTTGCTTCTGAGGAGCTGCGCTTGATCGTTGCCTTCGCCGCTCTGATCATCGGCTGTGTACTGGTGGGCGGCTTTATCGTCCGCACGCTGAAGTCGATGATCGACTGGGCTGGAATGGGGGGCTTCAATCATGTGTTGGGTGCAGTGTTCGGTGCGCTGAAGGCAACCGCTATTCTTGTGCTGTTGAACGTCGTTATTCCAATGACGCCTTTCGGGCAGATGAGTGGTTGGCAGCATTCCATTTTGCGGCCCACTATTGCTCAGGCACAAGGGGTGTTGACCGGTCGCCTAGGAACGCTGTTGCGCCAAGCGTTCGATGAGCACGTATTGCCTGCTGCACGCAAAGCGGAAGAGGCGGGCACTCAGGCTGCCTCTGAAATTATCAAGCCGCGACTGCAACACTGA
- a CDS encoding O-succinylhomoserine sulfhydrylase: MSTYDHSEWSAETAAIRAFHQRTHEQEHVDPLYMTSSFVYGSAAEAMRKFSGEEEGNVYARFHNPTVQLFEKRLAAMEGGEQCVATSSGMSAILSLALGLLKSGDEILASSALFGSTVGLFRNYLEKFGVGIRFISATEVVNPEAWEKAITPQTRLLFAETPSNPLATLIDIRAVADVAHRHGALLVIDNCFCTPVLQQPLALGADIVVHSATKYIDGQGRAIGGAVVGRREHMQDIFNVVRTCGPCLSPFNAWLFTKGLETLSLRMKAHCEQAAALAEWLEAHPAVAKVYYCGLPSHPQHELAKRQLRAFGAVVGFEVHGGRDAAWSVIDSTQMLSITGNLGDVRTTITHPATTTHGKLTLEQRVAAGIEEGLIRVSVGLEGLDDIKRDLARGLDALAAC, from the coding sequence ATGAGCACGTATGACCATTCCGAATGGAGCGCAGAAACGGCTGCTATTCGCGCCTTTCATCAGCGCACCCACGAACAGGAGCACGTTGATCCCCTCTACATGACATCGAGCTTTGTCTATGGCAGCGCTGCTGAAGCCATGCGCAAATTCTCCGGGGAAGAAGAAGGCAATGTCTACGCGCGTTTCCATAACCCGACCGTGCAGCTGTTCGAAAAACGGTTGGCCGCGATGGAAGGCGGTGAGCAGTGTGTTGCAACGAGTTCCGGTATGTCGGCGATCCTGTCACTGGCGCTTGGATTGTTGAAAAGCGGTGATGAAATACTGGCGTCATCCGCACTGTTTGGCTCCACGGTGGGGTTATTCCGCAACTACCTCGAGAAATTCGGTGTCGGTATCCGCTTTATTTCGGCTACTGAGGTGGTCAATCCCGAAGCGTGGGAAAAAGCGATTACGCCGCAGACGCGACTGTTGTTTGCAGAAACGCCGTCTAATCCGCTGGCAACGCTGATCGACATTCGTGCTGTTGCGGATGTTGCTCATCGTCATGGTGCGCTGCTGGTCATCGACAACTGTTTCTGCACCCCGGTGCTTCAGCAGCCGCTGGCCTTGGGGGCGGATATCGTAGTGCATTCCGCGACCAAGTACATTGATGGTCAGGGCCGAGCTATCGGCGGTGCCGTAGTGGGGCGGCGCGAGCACATGCAGGATATCTTCAACGTTGTACGTACCTGTGGTCCGTGTCTCAGTCCGTTTAACGCATGGCTGTTCACCAAAGGGCTTGAAACGCTATCGCTGCGCATGAAGGCTCACTGTGAACAGGCGGCGGCACTGGCTGAGTGGTTGGAAGCCCATCCTGCGGTCGCCAAGGTGTACTACTGTGGCCTGCCGAGCCATCCTCAGCACGAACTGGCCAAGCGACAGCTGCGAGCTTTTGGTGCTGTGGTCGGCTTCGAGGTGCACGGTGGTCGTGATGCCGCATGGTCCGTGATCGACAGCACTCAGATGCTGTCCATTACAGGTAATCTGGGTGATGTACGTACAACGATCACCCATCCCGCCACGACGACGCACGGCAAGCTGACCCTTGAACAGCGTGTTGCCGCAGGTATTGAGGAAGGGCTGATCCGTGTATCGGTTGGTCTGGAAGGGCTTGACGATATCAAGCGTGATTTGGCGCGAGGGCTGGATGCCTTGGCTGCGTGCTAA
- a CDS encoding glutathione S-transferase family protein has product MLTLYTYPFSRSLRTVWTAEEIGLDYRCVHVDIRRGEGRTLRHLVRHPGGKVPVLEEKDGSFLFESGAICRYLVDVYGQGTLKPVSAMNQGLVDQWVCFALGELEQPLSLQAKHTRVLPEDKRVPEILGVALWEFQAAVETLLHRFDPTSQQWLVGDQFSLADIMISHTLMLADKRGYVLPAELLHYLSRCLSRPAYVRAVQRERDARAEAEAEAEADDRR; this is encoded by the coding sequence ATGCTTACGCTTTACACCTATCCATTCAGTCGTTCTCTGCGCACGGTCTGGACAGCCGAAGAAATCGGCCTGGACTATCGCTGCGTTCACGTCGATATTCGCCGTGGTGAAGGCCGCACGCTGCGCCATTTGGTACGTCATCCGGGCGGCAAGGTGCCGGTCCTAGAGGAAAAAGACGGCTCTTTCCTCTTTGAGTCAGGCGCCATTTGCCGCTACCTAGTCGACGTGTACGGCCAAGGCACGCTCAAACCTGTTTCCGCCATGAATCAGGGCCTGGTCGATCAGTGGGTCTGCTTCGCGCTGGGCGAGCTGGAACAGCCGCTGTCACTGCAGGCCAAACACACGCGCGTACTGCCGGAAGACAAGCGCGTTCCCGAGATCCTTGGCGTAGCCCTATGGGAGTTTCAAGCCGCTGTCGAAACGCTGCTGCACCGCTTCGATCCTACTTCGCAGCAATGGCTGGTCGGCGATCAATTCAGCCTCGCAGACATCATGATCAGCCATACGCTGATGCTGGCCGACAAACGCGGTTATGTGCTTCCCGCCGAGCTGCTGCACTATCTCTCTCGCTGCCTGTCTCGCCCCGCCTATGTGCGTGCGGTGCAGCGTGAACGCGATGCCCGTGCTGAAGCAGAGGCCGAAGCGGAAGCTGACGACCGCCGTTAG
- a CDS encoding amino acid aminotransferase, with protein MFEHIQRVPGDAILGLIEAFKNDPRSRKIDLGVGVYRDDKGDTPILPTVKDAERYLVEHETTKSYIGSHGAADYGDLVLSLVFGADSEVLAQQRASLTQSPGGTGALRLAADFLRTNLSPRRIWISDPTWPNHIGIFSAAGIEIKRYPYVDDQNHFVFDLMLEALRQIPEGDIVLLHACCHNPTGYDLSREQWQAVLEVLRERRLLPLIDMAYQGFGHGLDEDAYGVRLLADNLDAMIITFSCSKNFGIYNERTGAFILVAGNKEEMLNIRSQAAITARENYSNPPAHGASVVSHVLGNDALRQQWVSEVTEMRQRIRSLREQLVNALDAHGLRERFSCVLEQNGMFSYLGLSPEQVDYLRDEYGIYMVRSGRASMAGLRSEQVEDMAAALADAVKKFD; from the coding sequence ATGTTCGAGCATATACAGCGTGTTCCCGGTGACGCCATTCTCGGGCTGATCGAAGCCTTCAAGAACGATCCCCGTTCGCGCAAGATTGACCTTGGCGTTGGCGTTTACCGTGATGATAAAGGCGATACGCCTATTCTGCCGACGGTAAAGGATGCAGAACGCTATCTGGTCGAACATGAAACTACCAAAAGCTATATTGGTTCGCACGGCGCTGCCGACTATGGTGACTTGGTACTGTCGCTGGTCTTTGGAGCAGACTCCGAGGTCCTTGCCCAGCAGCGCGCCTCGCTGACACAGTCACCGGGCGGCACCGGCGCTCTGCGCCTGGCCGCCGATTTCCTGCGCACCAACCTCAGCCCTCGTCGCATTTGGATTAGCGATCCGACATGGCCGAACCATATCGGCATCTTCTCGGCTGCGGGCATCGAGATCAAACGCTACCCATACGTCGACGATCAGAACCACTTCGTGTTCGACCTCATGCTAGAAGCCCTGCGCCAGATTCCGGAAGGCGATATCGTACTGTTGCACGCCTGCTGCCATAACCCAACAGGCTACGACCTCAGCCGCGAACAGTGGCAGGCGGTTTTGGAAGTACTACGCGAGCGCCGCTTGCTGCCGCTGATCGATATGGCTTACCAAGGCTTCGGTCACGGACTGGACGAAGATGCCTACGGTGTACGCCTGCTGGCCGACAATCTGGACGCGATGATCATCACCTTCTCATGCTCCAAGAACTTCGGCATCTACAACGAACGTACTGGGGCTTTCATACTGGTCGCTGGCAACAAAGAAGAGATGCTGAATATCCGCTCTCAGGCGGCCATCACTGCGCGCGAGAACTACTCCAATCCGCCGGCACACGGTGCCTCCGTCGTCAGCCATGTGCTTGGCAATGATGCCCTACGCCAGCAATGGGTCAGTGAAGTCACCGAAATGCGTCAGCGTATTCGCTCCCTGCGCGAGCAACTGGTCAATGCACTGGATGCTCACGGTCTGCGCGAACGCTTCAGCTGCGTGCTGGAACAGAACGGCATGTTCTCCTATCTGGGGCTATCCCCGGAACAGGTCGACTACCTGCGTGATGAATACGGCATCTACATGGTGCGTTCCGGCCGTGCCAGCATGGCAGGACTGCGCTCAGAACAGGTAGAAGACATGGCGGCCGCACTGGCCGATGCAGTGAAGAAATTCGACTAG
- the cfa gene encoding cyclopropane fatty acyl phospholipid synthase, which yields MAGDTQRTVSRAQQTAERLLEGTGIAINGSNPWDIQVHDERLYGRAFREGSLGLGEAYMDGWWDCERIDEMVTRLLRAGLGDRAESVWVRMLYAFQATFTNLQSRTRAYIVGEKHYDLGNDLFQKMLDETMCYSCAYWKEADTLHDAQLAKLDLIARKLELKPGMKVLDIGCGWGSFAEFAARQYGCHVTGITISKEQAQLARERCQGLPVEIILEDYRELTGTFDRIVSIGMFEHVGHKNYSTYFKTAKRLLAKDGLFLLHTIGTNTSHLGADPWINKYIFPNGILPSVAQLIKPTEHLFVMEDWQNLGPDYDRTLMAWHERFEEAWPSLSDRYNERTYRMFRYYLLICAATFRARSTQLWQVVFSHDRPARYDTTR from the coding sequence GTGGCTGGTGATACCCAACGGACTGTCTCTCGCGCCCAGCAAACTGCTGAACGCTTGTTAGAAGGCACGGGCATAGCCATCAATGGCAGCAACCCCTGGGACATACAGGTTCATGATGAACGCCTGTATGGTCGTGCCTTCCGTGAAGGCTCCCTTGGCCTCGGCGAGGCCTATATGGACGGCTGGTGGGACTGCGAGCGCATCGACGAAATGGTCACGCGCTTGCTGCGGGCAGGACTCGGTGATCGGGCAGAAAGCGTCTGGGTACGGATGCTATATGCATTCCAGGCGACCTTCACCAACCTGCAAAGCCGCACGCGTGCCTATATCGTAGGTGAAAAGCACTACGATCTGGGTAACGATCTGTTCCAGAAAATGCTCGACGAAACCATGTGCTACTCCTGCGCGTACTGGAAAGAAGCCGATACGCTGCACGATGCACAGCTCGCCAAGCTCGACCTGATCGCCCGCAAGCTTGAACTCAAACCGGGCATGAAAGTGCTGGATATCGGCTGTGGCTGGGGTAGCTTTGCAGAGTTCGCCGCTCGCCAGTATGGTTGCCACGTCACGGGCATCACGATTTCGAAGGAACAGGCACAGCTGGCACGCGAACGCTGTCAGGGACTGCCGGTCGAAATTATCCTCGAAGACTATCGTGAACTGACCGGCACCTTCGACCGCATCGTGTCCATCGGTATGTTCGAACACGTCGGTCACAAAAACTATTCGACCTACTTCAAAACCGCCAAGCGTCTGCTAGCAAAAGACGGTCTATTCCTGCTTCACACTATCGGCACCAATACGTCTCATCTGGGCGCCGACCCGTGGATCAACAAGTACATCTTCCCCAACGGCATCCTGCCATCCGTCGCCCAGCTGATCAAGCCAACCGAACACCTGTTCGTCATGGAAGATTGGCAGAACCTCGGGCCGGACTACGACCGTACCCTGATGGCGTGGCATGAGCGTTTTGAAGAAGCGTGGCCGTCACTGAGCGATCGCTACAACGAGCGCACCTACCGCATGTTCCGCTACTATCTGCTGATCTGTGCCGCAACGTTCCGCGCCCGCAGCACCCAGCTGTGGCAGGTGGTCTTCTCGCACGACCGCCCCGCTCGCTACGACACTACGCGCTAG
- the serS gene encoding serine--tRNA ligase → MFDPKLLRNDLETVAKRLASRGFIIDADELGSLEAQRRELQASTEALQSERNDRSRAIGRAKANGEDIAPLLAEVDGLGDRLSQASKRLEEVQARFDDICMGLPNLPHDSVPVGKSEDDNLELTRWGTPRQFDFDVRDHTDIGALTGGLDFERAARLTGSRFAVMRGQIARLHRAIAQFMLDVQTQDHGYQETYVPYMVNRDSLQGTGQLPKFEEDLFKLQGDSGYYLIPTAEVPLTNLVRGEILDEAQLPFKMTAHTPCFRSEAGAYGRDTRGMIRQHQFDKVEMVQIVHPERSYDALEEMRGHAETILRRLELPYRVVLLCTGDMGFSAAKTYDLEVWLPSQNTYREISSISNCEDFQARRMQARFRGAEQKKPALVHTLNGSGLAVGRCMVAVMENYQNEDGSITVPEALRGYMGGLDVINLPK, encoded by the coding sequence ATGTTTGATCCCAAACTGCTGCGTAACGATCTCGAAACAGTGGCCAAACGCCTAGCAAGTCGAGGCTTCATCATCGACGCTGACGAACTCGGTTCGCTCGAAGCCCAGCGTCGTGAGCTTCAGGCGTCCACTGAGGCCCTCCAAAGTGAACGTAACGACCGTTCCCGGGCCATCGGGCGTGCCAAGGCCAATGGTGAGGATATCGCACCGCTGCTGGCTGAAGTCGATGGACTGGGTGACCGTTTGAGTCAGGCCAGTAAGCGCTTGGAAGAAGTGCAGGCGCGTTTCGACGACATCTGTATGGGACTGCCGAACCTGCCACACGATAGCGTTCCTGTCGGCAAAAGTGAGGACGACAACCTTGAGCTGACGCGCTGGGGTACGCCGCGCCAGTTCGATTTCGACGTTCGCGACCATACCGATATAGGTGCGCTGACTGGCGGTCTGGATTTCGAGCGCGCAGCACGCCTGACCGGTAGCCGTTTTGCCGTCATGCGCGGCCAGATCGCGCGTCTGCATCGTGCTATTGCGCAGTTCATGCTGGATGTACAGACGCAAGATCATGGCTATCAGGAAACCTACGTACCTTACATGGTGAACCGCGATTCACTGCAGGGTACGGGCCAGCTGCCGAAATTCGAAGAAGATTTGTTCAAGCTGCAGGGCGATTCCGGCTACTACCTGATTCCTACCGCTGAAGTGCCGTTGACCAACTTGGTGCGCGGCGAGATTCTCGACGAAGCACAGCTGCCGTTCAAAATGACGGCTCATACACCTTGCTTCCGCAGCGAAGCCGGTGCCTATGGACGTGACACTCGCGGCATGATCCGCCAGCACCAGTTCGACAAAGTCGAAATGGTTCAGATCGTTCATCCAGAACGTTCTTACGACGCGCTCGAAGAAATGCGTGGCCATGCTGAAACCATCCTGCGTCGCTTAGAGCTGCCTTACCGCGTAGTACTGCTGTGCACGGGCGATATGGGCTTTAGCGCTGCTAAGACCTACGATCTTGAAGTATGGCTGCCGAGTCAGAACACATACCGCGAGATTTCTTCGATTTCCAACTGCGAAGATTTCCAAGCGCGTCGCATGCAGGCGCGTTTCCGTGGGGCTGAGCAGAAAAAACCTGCGCTGGTGCATACGCTGAACGGTTCTGGACTGGCTGTGGGGCGTTGCATGGTCGCCGTTATGGAAAACTATCAAAACGAAGACGGCTCCATTACGGTGCCGGAAGCACTGCGTGGTTACATGGGCGGTCTGGACGTTATCAACCTGCCTAAGTAA
- the tsaA gene encoding tRNA (N6-threonylcarbamoyladenosine(37)-N6)-methyltransferase TrmO, with translation MTTTFDMMPVAIVEGCYPDKFGVPRQPGLASSATARLVLQPPFDTADALRGLEDFSHVWLTFVFHRNPTAWHALVRPPRLGGNRKVGVFASRATHRPNRIGLSLVEIAGIERTPHPTIIIRGHDLVDGTPVLDIKPYLPWSDSVDNARAGFAPAPPPQYAVIYSEAARKTLATRPDGDALVTLINDVIAQDPRPAYHRGNTERLYGVRLRDIDVKFRETVLDGQCTLKIVAIDTP, from the coding sequence ATGACAACGACCTTTGACATGATGCCTGTTGCTATAGTGGAAGGCTGCTACCCTGACAAGTTCGGCGTTCCGCGCCAGCCAGGGCTGGCTTCCAGCGCTACGGCCCGCCTAGTACTGCAACCGCCATTTGATACAGCAGATGCCTTACGCGGACTAGAAGATTTCAGCCATGTCTGGCTGACGTTCGTCTTCCATCGCAATCCGACGGCATGGCATGCACTGGTCCGTCCACCGCGCCTAGGGGGCAATCGCAAGGTAGGCGTATTTGCATCGCGCGCTACGCATCGCCCCAACCGCATAGGCCTGTCGTTGGTAGAAATTGCGGGCATCGAACGCACCCCCCACCCCACCATTATCATTCGCGGTCATGACTTGGTAGACGGCACCCCAGTACTCGACATTAAGCCCTATCTCCCTTGGTCGGACAGCGTCGACAACGCGCGCGCGGGCTTTGCACCCGCTCCGCCGCCGCAATACGCCGTTATCTATAGCGAAGCAGCCCGAAAGACCCTTGCCACACGCCCCGACGGCGATGCGCTTGTTACATTGATAAACGACGTCATTGCGCAAGATCCTCGCCCCGCTTACCACAGAGGCAACACTGAACGCCTGTACGGCGTGCGCCTACGCGACATCGACGTCAAGTTCCGGGAAACGGTGCTTGATGGCCAGTGCACACTAAAAATCGTGGCTATCGACACGCCGTAA
- the ampD gene encoding 1,6-anhydro-N-acetylmuramyl-L-alanine amidase AmpD, translated as MASSLHHVIEHEWRVDSDHWLEQVSRCLSPNRNARPVTEPSVLVVHSISLPPGEWGGDAIFDLFSNTLDCARHPSFSSLRGVTVSAHVVIRRNGEAVQCVPFDERAWHAGRSQWKGMQGLNDDAVGIELEGLPTVPFTLAQYRTLAAIARGLLARYPLLNVERIVGHALIAPMRKDDPGPAFDWQLFRQYLSVN; from the coding sequence ATGGCTTCAAGCTTGCATCATGTGATTGAACACGAATGGCGTGTCGATAGCGATCACTGGCTGGAACAAGTTTCACGCTGTCTGTCGCCCAACCGTAATGCTCGCCCTGTCACGGAGCCTTCGGTGCTAGTGGTGCACTCCATTTCGCTGCCTCCAGGGGAGTGGGGTGGCGATGCCATCTTCGATCTGTTTTCCAATACGCTGGACTGCGCGCGTCATCCTTCCTTCTCATCGCTGCGAGGTGTGACGGTGTCGGCCCATGTGGTGATCCGTCGCAATGGTGAGGCGGTACAGTGCGTGCCGTTCGATGAGCGCGCTTGGCATGCCGGTCGCTCTCAGTGGAAAGGCATGCAAGGCCTGAACGACGATGCCGTTGGCATTGAGCTGGAAGGTTTGCCCACTGTGCCGTTTACCTTGGCGCAGTATCGTACCTTGGCGGCGATCGCTAGGGGGCTGCTGGCACGTTACCCCTTACTGAACGTGGAGCGCATCGTAGGGCATGCGCTGATCGCACCAATGAGAAAGGACGATCCCGGTCCCGCATTCGACTGGCAGCTATTTCGACAATATCTGTCGGTCAATTAA